A region of the Leopardus geoffroyi isolate Oge1 chromosome C2, O.geoffroyi_Oge1_pat1.0, whole genome shotgun sequence genome:
cacattaaaaaaaaattgcttcttgAACACAGTGGACAACTTTATCATTTACAAAGGAGAGGAATGGACTCCACTTCCTAGTTACACCCTTAGTTTTTAATGCGAAGGTGAACAGGAATTTGTGTGGATATCTTCTGTGCTCTGGCTCCGAAGCGATTTATTGTTACATGTGAATAGCACATTCATTATGTTAATATATTTCCtaataaaaatgcatttccaattaaattatttcctaatgaaaacaaatgtatcCTTTCATTATGTTCCCTGTCCCATCTTCCCAAGCTTCCGTGAGGGGAATTGGAAACTAATTCCTTAGAACAGATGTTTCTGTAACTGATTCAACCATTTCAGGATACTGGGAgcctttattcattctttaatatcCCTTTAATAAATCTTTAGGTTAGAACATCAATGTTGGAATTGGATTGGTGCCACAATAGGTAGAAAGAAGGCAAATGAGCCAAGCATGCTTTTAGTTAGGAATCTGCCACGCTACAAAATAGTGTGAGAGACGACAACATTGCATGctactttaaaaatcaagtaattGATCCATTTTAAGAAATCATCCAAAATCTCAACCAATCAAAGGATCTGCTTAAACGCACAAGATTCCTCTGAAACTAGCATTGCAAGGAGACAGAAACAATTTTCAAAGCCACCAAAACATGTCTGTCATTAGCTGGCCTCTCTCAGTCAGGTAATGGAGAAGAATCTCAGAGTTACCATCTCTATTTCTGGCAAATGAActtccatttaaatatttcaacattcTTTTCAGAATGTCCCTTTCAGCATGTGAGGCTGCTGTATGGCAGAAaaacggaaggaaggaagcctgAAGGACAGAACACAACAGGACTGACAGAAAAGCTATGGTCTTGATTCGGCTTCAAGCTCCTTCCAGCCCCAAATTCAAAATGTCCACGTTCACGCATTAATGTGGTCATAACTGCTACATGATCTTGGACACCTCAATTCCTGTCCTTATCCTTCAGGATTCTcaccttttctccattcttttcattttgttttaggcCTGAGAATCTTAGAGTCAGTAGTGCTTATTTTCCCAAGGTAAGAAACTTCTATGTATTCTAAAGAAAACTCACCTGCTCTGAAACTCCTTCTCCATAGCGAAGCAAAGTCACAAAATGCTCACAGTTGTTGACAAGTATGTCATAATCCACCTCCTGTCCAATAACAATCTCTGACCGCTGCATGACTTCCTCCATGGGGAGAGGAGGATAAGTTTCatcatatttattgtttattctgtATGTGTCGTTTCCCACGACATCCTTCAGGGGCTGCATCTTCACCAGGGCCTTCCTGCTAAATATAGACTTGGCACTTGTAAATGCTGCAGGAATGCCATCCTCTATAAGGAGAATTCTGGTTAGCAAGATGTGATGACCCGGCTCAGAGAACCCCAATGCCAGAGTATTGCAATGCCACATGTTTGGAAGTGATGGAGTCACTGAACCCAGCTCGGTTCCCAACTTAGCACCAAACCAGAAGCTACTTAATCATACCAGGCTTAATAACTCACTTGGTAGTTTATCAATAACACTTCATACTATATGagggaaaatagaagagaaacctGTATCTGCCCGTACAGAAAATTGAGTGAGAAAACTACCCATTCTTGGGGAACAAGTTCTCTATCAATTGGCATTATTATTAGAGATCTTGGTATGTGTTCCTAACATAGTACAGATAAAAccattgt
Encoded here:
- the PLAAT1 gene encoding phospholipase A and acyltransferase 1 isoform X3, with amino-acid sequence MAFNDCFSLSYPGNPQPGDLIEVFRSGYQHWALYLGDGYVINIAPLEDGIPAAFTSAKSIFSRKALVKMQPLKDVVGNDTYRINNKYDETYPPLPMEEVMQRSEIVIGQEVDYDILVNNCEHFVTLLRYGEGVSEQANQAISTIGFVTAAAGVFSLLGLFPKRQRAKYY